A section of the Festucalex cinctus isolate MCC-2025b chromosome 7, RoL_Fcin_1.0, whole genome shotgun sequence genome encodes:
- the LOC144022612 gene encoding solute carrier family 25 member 32-like has product MSTRTDHSTVNVSDGKTGSAVSLAGHVQQVFKHVKVENLVAGLSGGVVSTLVLHPLDLVKIRFAVSDGLELRPKYNGILHCMKSVWHQEGLRGLYQGVTPNVWGAGASWGLYFFFYNAIKAYVKEGRQTELSATEHLVSAAEAGILTLTITNPIWVTKTRLVLQYSSDPNSKQYKGMLDALFKIYRMEGVPGLYKGYVPGLFGTSHGALQFMAYEELKRDYNKYKQVPSDAKLNTLEYITMAALSKIFAVATTYPYQVVRARLQDQHNRYGGVVDVIRRTWRNEGATGFYKGIVPNLIRVTPACCITFVVYENVSRFLLGSS; this is encoded by the exons ATGAGCACACGCACAGATCACAGTACCGTCAACGTTAGTGATGGCAAAACGGGATCTGCTGTGTCACTCGCTGGACATGTGCAGCAGGTTTTCAAACATGTGAAGGTGGAAAACCTGGTGGCAGGATTAAGTGGAGGAGTTGTGTCAACGCTGGTGCTTCATCCTCTTGACCTGGTCAAAATCAGGTTTGCAG TGAGTGATGGTTTGGAATTGAGGCCCAAGTATAATGGAATACTGCATTGTATGAAGAGTGTGTGGCACCAGGAGGGACTGAGGGGACTCTATCAAGGAGTAACCCCCAATgtgtggggtgctggagcctcttGGGGTCTCTACTTTTTCTT CTACAATGCGATCAAAGCTTATGTAAAGGAAGGCCGCCAGACAGAATTGAGTGCTACGGAACACCTGGTGTCTGCTGCTGAAGCAG GAATTCTAACGCTCACCATAAcaaacccaatttgggtcacaAAGACCAGGCTGGTACTGCAGTACAGTTCTGACCCAAACAGTAAACAATATAAGGGGATGTTGGATGCCCTTTTCAAGATCTACCGCATGGAGGGGGTGCCAGGCCTCTACAAG GGTTACGTTCCTGGTCTCTTTGGAACATCTCATGGTGCGCTGCAGTTTATGGCCTACGAGGAGCTCAAGAGAGACTACAATAAATACAAGCAAGTTCCTTCCGACGCAAAGCTG AATACTCTGGAATACATCACGATGGCGGCACTGTCCAAAATATTTGCGGTGGCGACGACATACCCATATCAGGTGGTGCGAGCTCGACTGCAAGACCAGCACAACAGATATGGCGGTGTTGTCGATGTCATCAGACGGACTTGGCG GAATGAAGGTGCTACTGGCTTCTACAAAGGCATCGTCCCCAACCTGATTCGTGTCACTCCAGCGTGCTGTATTACGTTTGTAGTTTATGAAAATGTCTCCCGCTTTCTCCTTGGCTCAAGTTAG
- the cthrc1b gene encoding collagen triple helix repeat-containing protein 1 isoform X1, whose translation MQADASKVPSESAQLHRMMSPLVQSLLLLLVCLTFPVYGVEKVRSRGYRKDPDFDQYGSSCMQGPAGTPGRDGNPGANGIPGTPGIPGRDGLKGEKGECVNEIFEEPWRPNYKQCAWNSLNYGIDLGKIADCTFTKLRSDSALRVLFSGSLRLKCKNACCQRWYFTFNGAECMAPLPIESIIYLDQGSPELNSTINIHRTSSVEGLCEGVKAGLVDVAVWVGTCADYPRGDASTGWNSVSRIIIEELPK comes from the exons ATGCAAGCTGACGCTTCAAAAGTTCCCAGCGAGAGCGCCCAGTTGCACCGTATGATGTCTCCTCTTGTTCAAAGCCttttgctgctgctcgtctgctTGACTTTCCCCGTGTATGGCGTGGAAAAGGTGAGAAGTAGAGGATACCGAAAGGATCCTGATTTTGATCAG TATGGCAGCAGCTGCATGCAGGGTCCAGCAGGAACTCCCGGCAGGGACGGTAACCCAGGGGCCAACGGCATTCCGGGAACGCCGGGCATCCCCGGACGTGACGGACTCAAAGGGGAGAAGGGCGAATGTGTCAACGAGATCTTCGAGGAACCTTGGAGGCCCAACTACAAGCAGTGCGCCTGGAACTCCTTGAATTATGGGATCGACCTTGGAAAAATTGCT GACTGTACGTTTACCAAGCTGCGCTCGGACAGCGCGCTCAGAGTCCTCTTTAGTGGCTCCCTCAGACTCAAGTGCAAGAACGCATGTTGCCAAAGATGGTACTTCACTTTCAATGGAGCAGAGTGCATGGCACCACTGCCCATAGAGTCTATCATATACCTGGACCAAGGCAGTCCAGAGCTCAACTCAACCATCAATATTCATAGAACATCCTCAG TGGAAGGACTATGCGAGGGTGTCAAAGCAGGGTTGGTGGACGTGGCTGTATGGGTGGGGACCTGCGCTGACTATCCCCGCGGTGATGCATCCACGGGGTGGAATTCAGTTTCCAGGATTATCATCGAAGAGCTTCCCAAATAA
- the fzd6 gene encoding frizzled-6: MMMLVWLGLLWLQRCSSHSLFTCEPIHVHRCMGLSYNMTFFPNMMGHYDQDVAASKIKPFMPLANLGCSPNVHDFLCQAFFPQCTEENTVLQPCREDCETVMSDCQENIQIFGIIWPPELQCDKLDSCGFGVDYKLPATTPMTSTSAKRDLGFWCPLQLKAKPGHGASFLGAQDCAPPCSNMYFKPHDIEFAKTFIGVCSIICLGATLFTFLTFLIDVKRFRYPERPIIFYAVCYSFVSLIYFIGFLLGNSAACSKAVNPTGVDTVVLGSQSKSCTLLFMLLYFFSIAGIVWWVILTITWFLAAGPKWSCEAIEKKAVWFHSVAWGIPGALTVMLLALNKVEGDNISGVCFVGLYDLEALRYFVIAPLCVGVIVGLFLILAGIISLNHVRQVIQHDERNQEKLKKFMIRIGVFSCLYLVPLVTLLACYTYEQSRRSTWENTWINDRCQEYSIPCSYKTTEHERPDLTLFLVKYLMTLVVGISAVFWVSSKKTCSEWAYFFNRTRKSDPINESRRVLQESCEFFLKHNSRVQHKKKHYKSTSHKLKVISKSMGTSTGATPINPSIGAGTSLLGNHELHTQGTVREHMDKGTSSRSSRREDREREREGGERRSKGGSSGKVSCQSGSLHSRVPDARVTPKSEQSEVRPVSMAQQDLALSPSTSIEDSTHQQVSEEKKDIKDSHC, encoded by the exons ATGATGATGTTGGTGTGGTTGGGTCTGCTGTGGCTGCAACGCTGCAGTTCTCACAGCCTCTTCACCTGCGAACCAATTCACGTTCATCGGTGTATGGGGTTGTCCTACAACATGACTTTCTTTCCCAACATGATGGGGCACTATGATCAGGATGTTGCGGCCAGTAAAATCAAG CCATTTATGCCCTTGGCAAATCTTGGTTGTTCCCCAAATGTCCATGACTTCCTGTGCCAGGCTTTTTTCCCACAATGCACTGAGGAGAATACGGTGCTACAGCCTTGCAGAGAAGACTGTGAGACTGTAATGTCCGATTGTCAGGAGAACATTCAGATTTTTGGAATTATCTGGCCTCCTGAGCTGCAGTGTGACAA ACTTGACTCATGTGGCTTTGGAGTTGATTACAAGCTTCCTGCAACCACCCCAATGACCTCCACATCTGCTAAGAGGGACTTGGGCTTTTGGTGCCCACTGCAGTTAAAAGCCAAACCTGGCCACGGCGCATCATTCCTGGGAGCTCAAGACTGTGCTCCACCTTGTTCCAATATGTATTTTAAACCCCACGACATTGAATTTGCCAAGACTTTTATTGGGGTTTGCTCCATCATTTGCTTGGGTGCCACTCTCTTTACCTTCCTTACTTTCCTCATCGATGTCAAACGCTTTCGCTATCCCGAGCGTCCCATAATCTTCTATGCAGTTTGCTACAGCTTTGTCTCGCTCATATACTTCATTGGCTTCCTGCTAGGCAACAGTGCAGCCTGCAGCAAAGCAGTCAATCCTACTGGTGTGGACACGGTTGTCTTGGGCTCTCAAAGCAAAAGCTGCACTCTGCTTTTTATGCTACTCTACTTCTTCTCAATCGCTGGAATCGTCTGGTGGGTCATACTCACCATCACCTGGTTCTTGGCAGCTGGACCCAAATGGAGCTGTGAAGCCATAGAGAAGAAAGCG GTGTGGTTCCACTCTGTCGCCTGGGGAATCCCTGGAGCGCTAACTGTCATGCTGCTAGCTTTGAACAAGGTTGAAGGGGACAACATTAGCGGGGTTTGCTTCGTGGGACTTTACGATCTGGAGGCCCTGCGCTACTTTGTCATCGCTCCGCTGTGTGTGGGCGTCATAGTCGGCCTCTTCCTCATCCTCGCCGGCATCATTTCTCTGAACCACGTGCGGCAAGTTATCCAGCACGATGAGCGCAACCAGGAGAAACTCAAGAAGTTCATGATCCGCATAGGTGTGTTCAGCTGCCTCTACCTGGTCCCACTGGTCACCCTGTTAGCATGCTACACCTATGAACAGAGTCGGCGGAGCACCTGGGAGAACACATGGATCAACGACCGCTGCCAAGAATACAGCATCCCTTGCTCATACAAG ACAACCGAGCATGAGCGTCCTGACCTCACTTTGTTCCTGGTAAAGTACTTGATGACCCTGGTTGTTGGAATATCTGCAGTATTCTGGGTCAGCAGCAAAAAGACCTGCTCTGAGTGGGCCTACTTTTTCAACAGGACCCGCAAAAGCGA TCCCATCAATGAGAGCCGACGGGTGCTCCAGGAGTCCTGCGAGTTCTTCCTCAAGCATAACAGCCGTGTCCAGCACAAGAAGAAGCACTACAAGTCGACCTCACACAAGCTCAAGGTCATCTCAAAGTCTATGGGCACAAGCACAGGTGCCACACCAATCAACCCGTCCATTGGTGCAGGAACATCACTTCTGGGAAATCATGAGCTGCATACCCAGGGCACTGTGAGGGAGCACATGGACAAGGGCACTTCAAGTCGAAGCTCCAGACGTGAAGATAGGGAGCGAGAGCGAGAAGGTGGAGAGAGACGTAGCAAAGGGGGGAGCTCCGGTAAAGTTAGCTGCCAGTCAGGGAGTTTACACAGCAGAGTACCGGATGCAAG GGTGACACCAAAGAGTGAGCAGTCAGAGGTCAGACCAGTTTCGATGGCACAGCAGGATTTGGCTTTAAGCCCATCTACCAGCATTGAAGACTCCACCCACCAGCAGGTGTCTGAGGAGAAAAAGGACATAAAGGACAGTCACTGCTAA
- the cthrc1b gene encoding collagen triple helix repeat-containing protein 1 isoform X2, with protein MQADASKVPSESAQLHRMMSPLVQSLLLLLVCLTFPVYGVEKYGSSCMQGPAGTPGRDGNPGANGIPGTPGIPGRDGLKGEKGECVNEIFEEPWRPNYKQCAWNSLNYGIDLGKIADCTFTKLRSDSALRVLFSGSLRLKCKNACCQRWYFTFNGAECMAPLPIESIIYLDQGSPELNSTINIHRTSSVEGLCEGVKAGLVDVAVWVGTCADYPRGDASTGWNSVSRIIIEELPK; from the exons ATGCAAGCTGACGCTTCAAAAGTTCCCAGCGAGAGCGCCCAGTTGCACCGTATGATGTCTCCTCTTGTTCAAAGCCttttgctgctgctcgtctgctTGACTTTCCCCGTGTATGGCGTGGAAAAG TATGGCAGCAGCTGCATGCAGGGTCCAGCAGGAACTCCCGGCAGGGACGGTAACCCAGGGGCCAACGGCATTCCGGGAACGCCGGGCATCCCCGGACGTGACGGACTCAAAGGGGAGAAGGGCGAATGTGTCAACGAGATCTTCGAGGAACCTTGGAGGCCCAACTACAAGCAGTGCGCCTGGAACTCCTTGAATTATGGGATCGACCTTGGAAAAATTGCT GACTGTACGTTTACCAAGCTGCGCTCGGACAGCGCGCTCAGAGTCCTCTTTAGTGGCTCCCTCAGACTCAAGTGCAAGAACGCATGTTGCCAAAGATGGTACTTCACTTTCAATGGAGCAGAGTGCATGGCACCACTGCCCATAGAGTCTATCATATACCTGGACCAAGGCAGTCCAGAGCTCAACTCAACCATCAATATTCATAGAACATCCTCAG TGGAAGGACTATGCGAGGGTGTCAAAGCAGGGTTGGTGGACGTGGCTGTATGGGTGGGGACCTGCGCTGACTATCCCCGCGGTGATGCATCCACGGGGTGGAATTCAGTTTCCAGGATTATCATCGAAGAGCTTCCCAAATAA